A window from Enterocloster bolteae encodes these proteins:
- a CDS encoding TRAP transporter large permease, protein MGEIIALLVILTFIFIIAGIPIYISLMFTGLLSLVALASSTATPLATLVIPQSIFNGIGSLPLLAIPFFMLAGEIMNRGKITEKLIRFAMLLIGRLPASLGLSSIVASMFFGGITGSAQASTSCMGGILIPAMKEEGYPTKEAVGIIAAASTCGPIIPPSIIMVVFATAVGCSVGAMFMGGLIPGILVGLILMIVLLVRNHMYHFPKHDERLSRNEVVKVALDGIIPLGMPVIIVGGIMGGVCTPTEAGAIAVVYSLLVSLFVSRTLRLRDIWSLLLATVNSAAPLLLIIACARVFSYGLTALQMPVIVNDLILSLTSNKYVFLMLVNILLLIMGMFMDGGASVIILAPILAPVAAALGISTIHFGVIMALNLTIGNITPPLGYCLFIGSRIGDITVEEGIKGIIPYLIAEIAALLLITYIPSLVTYVPVMLGYSVV, encoded by the coding sequence ATGGGAGAAATAATTGCGCTCCTGGTCATTTTGACCTTTATTTTTATCATTGCAGGTATCCCGATTTACATTAGCCTGATGTTTACCGGTTTGCTCAGCCTTGTGGCACTGGCATCATCCACAGCAACTCCTCTTGCCACACTGGTTATTCCACAGTCTATTTTTAACGGCATAGGGAGTCTGCCCCTTTTGGCTATACCGTTTTTCATGCTTGCAGGTGAGATTATGAACCGGGGAAAGATTACGGAGAAGCTGATTCGGTTTGCAATGCTGCTGATTGGACGCCTGCCCGCCAGTCTTGGCCTTTCCAGTATTGTGGCGAGTATGTTCTTTGGCGGCATTACCGGTTCCGCACAGGCAAGTACCTCCTGCATGGGTGGTATCCTGATTCCCGCCATGAAAGAGGAAGGATACCCCACAAAAGAGGCAGTTGGAATTATTGCTGCGGCTTCTACCTGCGGGCCAATTATCCCGCCGAGTATCATCATGGTTGTATTTGCCACCGCGGTTGGGTGTTCGGTCGGAGCAATGTTTATGGGAGGCTTGATACCGGGGATTCTGGTGGGCTTAATACTGATGATTGTTTTGCTGGTCCGTAATCACATGTATCATTTTCCGAAGCACGATGAACGGCTGAGCCGCAACGAAGTTGTGAAGGTTGCTCTTGATGGTATCATTCCATTGGGCATGCCGGTTATTATTGTAGGAGGTATCATGGGAGGTGTATGTACTCCTACAGAAGCGGGAGCCATTGCGGTTGTTTACAGTCTGCTGGTCAGTCTTTTTGTCAGTCGTACCTTAAGGCTTCGAGATATTTGGTCCCTGCTGCTTGCAACGGTTAACAGTGCGGCGCCATTGCTGCTGATTATTGCCTGCGCCCGGGTATTCAGTTACGGTCTGACAGCGCTCCAGATGCCGGTTATTGTGAATGACCTGATTCTTTCCTTAACAAGTAACAAATACGTATTTCTGATGCTTGTGAATATCCTGCTTCTTATTATGGGAATGTTTATGGATGGAGGCGCTTCCGTTATTATCCTTGCTCCGATTCTGGCTCCAGTCGCGGCTGCGCTTGGTATCAGTACAATTCATTTTGGTGTTATCATGGCGCTTAACCTTACCATTGGTAATATTACGCCTCCGCTGGGATACTGCTTATTTATAGGAAGTAGAATTGGAGATATTACGGTGGAGGAAGGCATCAAGGGCATTATTCCATATCTGATTGCAGAGATTGCCGCATTGCTGCTGATTACCTATATCCCGTCGCTGGTCACCTATGTTCCGGTGATGCTGGGATACAGTGTGGTATAA
- a CDS encoding TRAP transporter small permease codes for MTFKRFDSVVAWIEDIVSAFCLAGIVVIAAGSVFGRYVLHTGFLWADEVNQMLLVAMGMFGSARAVRSNGHAEFTSFINNRKSRAARIAMRAAINILTIVLLVFMFVISMQFTLGGTMKSTVLRIPRMYFYMSIPMGFGLCIYEYLKVVKIKILTDAASEKE; via the coding sequence ATGACTTTTAAAAGGTTTGATTCTGTGGTTGCGTGGATTGAGGACATTGTTTCTGCGTTCTGCCTGGCAGGGATTGTGGTGATCGCAGCGGGAAGTGTATTTGGGCGTTATGTTTTACATACGGGTTTTCTATGGGCGGACGAAGTGAACCAGATGCTGCTTGTCGCCATGGGCATGTTTGGGAGTGCAAGAGCAGTGCGTTCCAATGGTCATGCGGAATTCACCTCTTTTATTAACAACCGGAAATCAAGAGCGGCGCGAATTGCAATGCGGGCTGCAATCAATATACTTACAATTGTGTTGTTGGTGTTCATGTTCGTGATTTCAATGCAGTTTACCTTAGGCGGAACTATGAAGAGTACGGTACTTCGTATTCCGAGAATGTATTTTTACATGTCAATTCCCATGGGATTCGGGCTTTGCATTTATGAGTATCTGAAAGTGGTCAAGATAAAGATATTAACGGACGCAGCGTCCGAGAAAGAATAG
- a CDS encoding LacI family DNA-binding transcriptional regulator yields the protein MNAPTIKDVANAAGVSVATISRVLSNPDLVKPATKEHVLRIIKEMNYQPNVLARQLRTQTTRAVIVIVPNIENSFFHGILSGIGTEAERQGYQMLIADLKSQPSLEKHYIEAIKQRQVDGIISLSANMTQKLETLITEKYPLVMVVQCVPNYKIPSVSIDNMAASKALMTHLIRLGHREIAHLTVSPLQMPYQDRLNGYISALEEHKIPVDNELISYGEPAIKGGYDQMWTLLAKQKKFTAVFAAGDTMAIGAMKALKDQGLRVPEDCAVVGFDDIDLSSVWEPAITTIRQPKEMMGRIAFQKLLALMQNEPIAVSQEYLPYELVIRESCGYFL from the coding sequence ATGAATGCACCAACCATAAAAGATGTAGCGAATGCCGCAGGAGTTTCCGTTGCAACCATATCCAGAGTGCTCAGTAACCCCGATCTTGTCAAACCGGCAACTAAAGAACATGTACTTCGGATAATCAAAGAAATGAATTACCAGCCAAACGTTCTTGCACGTCAGCTTCGGACTCAGACAACAAGAGCTGTCATTGTTATTGTTCCTAATATAGAAAACTCCTTTTTTCATGGAATATTATCAGGTATCGGTACGGAAGCTGAACGGCAAGGATATCAAATGCTGATTGCTGATTTAAAGAGCCAGCCGTCCTTAGAAAAGCATTACATTGAAGCAATTAAGCAGCGGCAGGTGGACGGAATCATTTCCCTATCCGCTAATATGACACAAAAGCTGGAAACACTGATTACTGAAAAATACCCTTTAGTTATGGTAGTGCAATGCGTACCCAATTACAAAATACCAAGCGTTTCCATTGATAATATGGCAGCTTCAAAAGCGCTTATGACTCATCTTATCCGGCTTGGACACCGCGAGATTGCACACCTCACTGTATCACCTTTGCAGATGCCTTATCAGGATCGTCTCAACGGTTATATTTCTGCTCTTGAAGAACACAAAATTCCTGTTGATAATGAACTGATCAGTTACGGAGAACCCGCCATCAAGGGCGGCTATGATCAGATGTGGACATTACTTGCAAAACAAAAAAAATTCACCGCTGTATTTGCCGCAGGTGATACAATGGCAATCGGTGCTATGAAAGCATTAAAAGATCAGGGACTGCGTGTTCCTGAAGACTGTGCTGTTGTCGGCTTTGATGATATTGATCTTTCTTCTGTATGGGAACCAGCGATTACCACAATCCGTCAGCCCAAGGAGATGATGGGAAGGATTGCATTCCAGAAACTGCTGGCCCTCATGCAGAATGAACCTATTGCAGTCAGTCAAGAATATTTACCATACGAACTGGTAATACGGGAAAGTTGCGGTTATTTTCTATGA
- a CDS encoding ATP-binding protein, producing MALDKLFLGESKSIEYKVDVPGKSEKYMKTVVAFANGRGGRIVFGIDDSTLDVTGMNPDTIFQTIDSITNAISDSCEPRIIPDVTLQTVGDKTVIVVEISSGKMRPYYLKSKGIVDGTFIRVAGTTRLAPDFMLKELILEGQNRYYDSEPCDGLTVTKDDIKKLCDDLKKVALEHALTNAAKAEIKDVTENVLLSWGILWEKDGEIVPTNAYALLTGKNTMQQNIQCAIFKGNDRAYFVDRREFNGPIQEQMEAAYQYVLEKINRGMKIDGIYRQDVYELPIDSIRELIANAVAHRSYLDPGNIQVALYDNRLEITSPGMLMNGVTIEKMKEGYSKIRNRAIANAFSYMKIIEKWGSGIPRIIRECQEYGIPEPELIDFDGDFRINMYRQPLLSQAGTIGTNCGTIGTNSDTIGTINGIKVTSPEERVLTIMKQNAKVTQKELQKELGVSLRTVKRMIAELQDKGYIVRSGNNRSGEWIVKG from the coding sequence ATGGCATTAGACAAATTGTTTTTAGGTGAATCAAAGAGCATCGAATATAAAGTAGATGTACCGGGAAAAAGTGAAAAGTATATGAAAACGGTAGTTGCCTTTGCCAATGGACGTGGCGGAAGGATTGTATTTGGTATTGATGATTCAACATTAGATGTAACAGGCATGAATCCGGATACAATTTTCCAGACAATAGACTCTATCACCAATGCTATATCAGATAGTTGTGAGCCGAGGATTATCCCGGACGTGACGTTACAGACAGTTGGAGATAAGACCGTTATTGTTGTAGAAATCAGTTCTGGTAAAATGCGCCCGTATTACTTAAAATCAAAGGGAATAGTAGACGGAACATTTATCCGGGTTGCAGGAACGACCCGTCTTGCACCTGATTTTATGTTAAAGGAATTGATACTGGAAGGACAGAACCGCTATTATGACAGTGAGCCGTGTGATGGCTTGACAGTTACAAAAGACGACATTAAAAAACTATGTGACGATTTAAAAAAAGTCGCCCTCGAACATGCATTGACCAATGCAGCCAAAGCTGAGATTAAAGATGTAACAGAGAATGTACTGTTATCCTGGGGGATTTTATGGGAAAAAGATGGAGAAATTGTACCGACGAATGCATATGCTTTGCTGACAGGGAAGAATACCATGCAGCAAAACATCCAGTGTGCTATCTTTAAAGGTAATGACCGTGCGTACTTTGTAGACAGGCGGGAATTTAACGGTCCAATTCAGGAACAGATGGAGGCCGCATACCAATATGTGCTGGAGAAAATTAACCGGGGAATGAAGATAGATGGTATTTACAGGCAGGATGTTTATGAGCTTCCGATAGACAGCATCCGTGAGTTGATTGCCAATGCTGTAGCCCATCGCAGTTATTTGGACCCGGGCAATATCCAGGTAGCGCTTTATGATAACCGATTGGAGATTACTTCTCCAGGTATGCTAATGAATGGTGTGACGATTGAAAAAATGAAGGAAGGATACTCTAAAATCAGGAATCGTGCAATAGCCAACGCATTCTCTTATATGAAAATCATTGAAAAATGGGGCAGCGGTATTCCTCGAATAATACGCGAATGCCAGGAATATGGTATTCCAGAACCAGAGCTGATCGATTTTGACGGAGATTTCCGTATAAATATGTACAGGCAGCCGTTATTAAGCCAAGCTGGCACCATTGGCACTAATTGTGGCACCATTGGCACTAATTCTGACACCATTGGCACCATTAATGGAATTAAGGTAACGTCTCCTGAAGAAAGAGTGTTGACCATTATGAAGCAGAATGCAAAAGTCACACAAAAGGAATTACAAAAGGAGTTAGGAGTTTCATTGCGCACTGTAAAAAGGATGATTGCAGAATTGCAGGATAAGGGATATATTGTCAGAAGTGGAAATAACCGTTCAGGTGAGTGGATAGTTAAGGGATAG
- a CDS encoding ISL3 family transposase produces MYPNYTKAFLNLEGVFIKKVVQADSFIKIFIQSQPVEQTCPCCGAKTKRIHDYRLQEVQDIPLLGKQVILLLRKRRYLCPYCRKRFTEPYSFLPSYHRRTRRLAFYIVSLLRQTFSLKQIAELTGVSVQTVCRLLDTICYPPPDQLPQALSIDEFKGNASTGKYQCFLVDPKKRRILDILPDRTQSHLADYWRNIPRKERLKVKFFVCDMWRPYTELAQTFFPNATIIVDKYHFIRQVTWAIENVRKRLQRSMPVSLRKYYKRSRKLILTRYKKLKDENKQACDLMLHYSEDLRLAHRMKEWFYDICQMEAYRQQQREFDDWIANAQSCGIKEFEACAKTYRAWRKEILNAFKYGLTNGPTEGFNNKIKVLKRSSYGIRNFKRFRTRILHCTS; encoded by the coding sequence ATGTACCCTAATTATACCAAGGCTTTCCTTAACTTGGAAGGTGTTTTTATTAAAAAAGTGGTTCAGGCAGACTCTTTCATTAAAATTTTCATCCAGTCCCAACCGGTAGAACAGACTTGTCCCTGCTGTGGGGCTAAAACTAAACGGATTCATGATTACCGTTTACAAGAAGTCCAGGACATTCCCTTACTGGGAAAACAAGTAATCCTGCTACTTCGCAAACGCCGCTACCTCTGCCCATATTGCCGCAAACGGTTCACGGAACCCTATTCGTTCCTCCCCAGCTACCACCGCAGGACCCGCAGACTGGCATTTTACATTGTCTCCCTGCTCCGGCAGACCTTTTCCTTAAAACAGATCGCAGAGCTTACCGGTGTTTCCGTCCAGACGGTTTGCCGCCTTCTGGACACGATTTGCTATCCTCCGCCTGACCAGCTTCCACAAGCGCTTTCCATTGACGAATTCAAAGGCAATGCTTCTACCGGTAAATATCAGTGCTTTCTGGTTGATCCGAAAAAGCGCCGGATCCTCGACATTCTCCCGGATCGGACCCAGAGCCATCTGGCTGATTATTGGCGGAACATTCCCAGGAAAGAACGCCTGAAGGTAAAGTTCTTCGTCTGCGATATGTGGCGCCCCTACACCGAACTTGCACAGACCTTCTTTCCAAACGCTACAATCATCGTGGATAAATATCATTTCATCCGGCAGGTGACATGGGCGATTGAAAATGTACGCAAACGGCTGCAGCGCTCCATGCCGGTTTCTCTGCGTAAGTATTATAAACGCAGCCGGAAACTCATTCTGACCCGCTATAAAAAGCTGAAGGATGAGAACAAACAGGCCTGTGATTTAATGCTTCACTATAGCGAGGATCTGCGTCTGGCACACCGCATGAAAGAGTGGTTTTATGATATCTGCCAGATGGAAGCGTATCGTCAGCAGCAGAGGGAATTTGATGACTGGATTGCGAATGCACAGAGCTGTGGGATTAAGGAATTTGAGGCCTGTGCTAAGACCTACAGGGCCTGGCGAAAAGAAATCCTGAATGCCTTTAAATACGGATTGACAAATGGTCCCACAGAAGGATTTAACAACAAGATAAAGGTGTTAAAACGGAGCAGCTACGGAATCCGGAATTTCAAACGGTTCCGAACCCGGATACTTCACTGTACATCATAG
- a CDS encoding type III restriction-modification system endonuclease, whose translation MKLKFKLQGFQTDAVNAVCALFDGQQRETSTFSMEQSGGQMELFANLGVANTLLLNDGKIIENMREVQRKNVLPQTFDLQGRQFSVEMETGTGKTYVYTKTIYELNHLYGFTKFIIVVPSVAIREGVYKSLQVTQEHFSALYDNASCRYFIYNSAKLSDVRQFATSANIEIMIINIDAFRKAENVINQQQDKLNGDAAINYIQATRPIVIIDEPQSVDNTQKAKAAIASLAPLCIFRYSATHREKVNLLYRLTPVDAYQMGLVKQICVSSNQAAGGFNKPYIKLLSVSNEDGFKARLEIDVQGKDGKVSRKAVTVKPGADLHKLSGYRSLYENYVVSGIDCTPEMEQIELSNTDVVRLGHAIGDVDEKLIKRMQIRRTIEAHLDKELRYTEKGIKVLSLFFIDEVKKYRNPEGGKGIYAQMFEELYAELMGLPKYAPLREHFTIDASRVHDGYFSQDKKGNYKNTKGDTQDDTNTYNTIMKDKEWLLSFDCPLRFIFSHSALKEGWDNPNVFQVCTLIEQKSTLTARQKVGRGLRLCVNQDGERIEDRNINLLHVMANENFAEFANTLQKEIEEETGVKFGILQLDLFSGMVFEETKTEEMPLTEQQTAMLLSHLAGEGFIKTDEPMPEVTKLPQELEAAKTKAVELIAREGDITPATVTQLTVQKTVVVQSALTYDDAQQLMAHFKQNGYVTKSGRIKDSMKAAIQTGTLDLPPHLEGARVQIENMVRRIDTKPPIRDASRDVTVHLKKEVTASPEFLELWNKIKQKTTYRVQIDEDELIRRSVKGLRDMEPIPKARIITQTADIQIDNPGVTYTERGIKTATLSDSYLSLPNILTIVGSQTLIKRATVAEILKQSGRLGDFLNNPQMFIENTTQIILDVRRTLAIDGISYKKLYGAEYYVQEIFDSAELIANLDRNAVAVEHSVYDYIVYDSTTIEKPFALDLDDDPDVKMFFKLPSRFKVDTPIGTYNPDWAVYVELEGMKKLYFILETKGKTNELDLRGREDLKIYCGKEHFKAIDSGAELHVASKWKDFKVRNI comes from the coding sequence GTGAAATTAAAATTCAAACTGCAAGGCTTTCAAACCGACGCAGTAAACGCCGTTTGTGCCCTCTTTGACGGACAGCAGCGGGAGACATCCACTTTCAGCATGGAGCAAAGCGGTGGGCAAATGGAGCTTTTCGCCAATCTTGGTGTTGCAAATACCCTTTTGTTAAATGACGGAAAAATCATAGAGAATATGCGGGAAGTACAGCGAAAAAACGTATTGCCCCAGACTTTCGATTTACAAGGGCGGCAGTTCTCCGTTGAAATGGAAACCGGGACGGGTAAGACCTATGTTTATACCAAAACCATCTATGAATTAAACCATCTGTACGGCTTTACAAAGTTTATCATCGTCGTGCCGAGCGTGGCTATCCGTGAGGGAGTCTATAAATCATTGCAAGTAACACAGGAGCATTTTTCGGCTTTGTACGATAATGCATCTTGCCGCTATTTCATCTACAACAGCGCGAAGCTCTCCGATGTGCGGCAGTTTGCGACGAGCGCAAATATAGAAATTATGATTATCAATATTGACGCTTTTCGCAAGGCCGAAAACGTGATAAATCAGCAGCAGGACAAGCTGAACGGCGACGCGGCCATCAACTACATACAAGCTACCCGCCCTATCGTTATCATTGACGAGCCGCAGAGTGTGGACAACACCCAAAAGGCAAAAGCCGCTATCGCGTCCCTTGCGCCCCTTTGCATTTTCCGCTATTCTGCGACTCACCGGGAGAAAGTTAATCTACTCTACCGCTTAACCCCTGTTGACGCTTACCAAATGGGGCTTGTCAAGCAGATATGCGTATCGAGCAACCAGGCGGCGGGCGGCTTTAACAAGCCGTATATCAAACTGCTTTCCGTTTCCAATGAAGACGGATTTAAGGCGCGGCTTGAAATCGACGTCCAGGGAAAAGACGGGAAAGTGAGCCGCAAAGCCGTCACCGTCAAACCGGGCGCGGATTTGCATAAACTGTCCGGCTACCGCAGCTTATATGAAAACTATGTTGTTTCCGGTATCGACTGTACGCCGGAAATGGAACAAATCGAATTGTCCAATACCGATGTTGTGCGGTTGGGACACGCCATAGGCGACGTAGACGAAAAACTTATTAAACGTATGCAGATACGACGGACGATTGAGGCGCATTTGGATAAGGAATTGCGCTATACTGAAAAAGGTATCAAAGTGTTGTCCCTGTTCTTTATTGATGAAGTAAAGAAATACCGCAACCCGGAGGGCGGCAAAGGCATTTATGCGCAAATGTTTGAAGAACTCTATGCCGAACTGATGGGACTGCCGAAGTACGCGCCTTTGCGTGAACACTTTACCATAGACGCGAGCCGCGTCCATGACGGGTACTTTTCGCAGGACAAAAAAGGCAATTATAAGAACACCAAGGGCGACACGCAGGACGATACAAACACCTACAACACGATTATGAAAGACAAGGAATGGTTGTTGTCCTTTGACTGTCCCTTGCGCTTTATCTTCTCACACTCCGCCTTAAAAGAGGGTTGGGACAATCCGAATGTGTTTCAAGTCTGTACGCTGATTGAGCAAAAAAGCACCTTGACCGCGAGGCAAAAGGTGGGGCGCGGTTTGCGCCTATGCGTCAACCAAGACGGGGAGCGCATCGAGGACAGGAATATCAACCTGTTGCACGTTATGGCGAACGAGAATTTTGCGGAGTTCGCCAACACGTTGCAAAAAGAGATTGAGGAAGAAACGGGTGTTAAATTTGGCATTTTGCAGCTTGACCTATTCAGCGGCATGGTATTTGAGGAAACCAAGACCGAGGAAATGCCGCTTACCGAGCAGCAGACTGCAATGCTCCTATCTCACCTTGCGGGTGAGGGTTTTATAAAAACAGACGAGCCAATGCCTGAGGTTACGAAGTTGCCGCAGGAGCTTGAAGCAGCAAAGACAAAAGCTGTGGAACTTATTGCCCGCGAGGGTGATATTACTCCCGCAACGGTTACGCAGCTTACCGTGCAAAAGACCGTTGTTGTCCAAAGCGCCTTGACCTACGACGATGCGCAGCAGCTTATGGCCCATTTTAAGCAAAATGGTTATGTCACGAAATCCGGCAGAATCAAAGACAGCATGAAAGCCGCGATACAAACTGGTACGCTTGATTTGCCGCCGCATTTGGAGGGCGCAAGGGTGCAGATTGAAAATATGGTACGCCGCATTGATACAAAACCACCTATCCGCGATGCTTCGCGGGACGTTACTGTGCATTTAAAGAAGGAAGTAACCGCTTCGCCGGAGTTTTTGGAGTTATGGAATAAAATTAAACAGAAAACTACCTATCGAGTGCAGATAGACGAGGATGAATTGATACGTAGAAGCGTCAAGGGATTGAGGGACATGGAGCCGATACCCAAGGCGCGGATTATCACGCAGACCGCTGATATTCAAATTGACAATCCGGGTGTTACCTATACCGAGCGCGGCATTAAAACAGCAACACTTTCAGATAGCTATTTATCGCTTCCAAATATTCTCACGATTGTAGGCAGTCAGACATTAATAAAACGCGCTACCGTTGCGGAGATACTAAAACAAAGCGGGCGGCTTGGAGATTTCCTCAACAACCCACAGATGTTTATTGAGAATACAACGCAGATTATTTTAGATGTGCGCCGGACCCTTGCAATCGATGGTATCAGCTATAAAAAGTTGTATGGCGCGGAATACTATGTGCAGGAGATTTTTGATAGTGCAGAGCTTATCGCCAACCTTGACCGAAATGCCGTTGCCGTGGAACATAGCGTATATGATTATATTGTCTATGACAGCACAACGATTGAAAAGCCTTTTGCCCTCGATCTTGACGATGACCCTGACGTAAAGATGTTTTTCAAACTGCCGAGCCGTTTCAAAGTTGATACGCCGATAGGTACATACAACCCCGATTGGGCGGTGTATGTTGAACTTGAGGGTATGAAAAAATTGTATTTCATTCTTGAAACAAAAGGAAAAACAAATGAGCTTGATTTGCGAGGACGTGAGGATTTGAAAATATACTGCGGTAAGGAACACTTCAAAGCGATAGACAGTGGGGCAGAACTTCACGTTGCGTCGAAATGGAAAGATTTTAAGGTGCGGAATATCTAA
- a CDS encoding DUF2634 domain-containing protein — MIEWITNNKEWIFSGIGITLIVGVIATFCYLKKKLYRKKYIWKPQTLMRNKSIAKDISTHPKDIAFDIEKGDIQLEYYVSGLDAFIQLLQKFILTERRKYPIYGNTYGIDESISIFTEQDVVEFQRQCNNIELHLIDYFKEWIEEIYQIRRNGNHLTNELKVSGKAETVKCIVPNRHKEGREK; from the coding sequence ATGATAGAATGGATTACAAACAATAAAGAATGGATATTTAGCGGAATTGGGATAACCCTCATTGTCGGTGTTATTGCTACTTTTTGCTACTTGAAAAAGAAGTTATATAGAAAAAAATATATTTGGAAACCACAAACTCTAATGCGTAATAAGAGCATAGCAAAAGATATTTCTACACATCCGAAAGACATTGCTTTTGATATTGAAAAGGGAGATATTCAATTAGAGTATTATGTTTCGGGGCTTGACGCATTTATTCAATTGTTACAAAAGTTCATCTTAACGGAACGACGTAAATATCCGATTTATGGCAATACCTATGGTATTGATGAGTCCATAAGTATCTTTACAGAACAAGATGTCGTTGAGTTTCAAAGACAATGTAACAATATTGAGTTGCATTTGATAGATTATTTTAAGGAATGGATTGAAGAAATATATCAAATAAGACGGAATGGAAATCATCTAACAAATGAGTTAAAGGTTTCGGGAAAAGCTGAAACTGTAAAATGTATCGTTCCAAATAGGCATAAGGAGGGACGTGAGAAGTGA